The following proteins come from a genomic window of Peptoniphilus equinus:
- a CDS encoding SpoIID/LytB domain-containing protein codes for MKKIFAAALLCLTCATPAFAGSMAAPLEIRIGSPVQEAKITSEANFYLTDVNGGKVQDLWTNTITAQVDGDKINLYDENGHAVSYDFPQDGILNIASETGVIVQNTYRGTVHFEVYQGKIHIINLIDMESYLKGVINNEMDASYPYEALKAQAIVSRSFAMSNRTKYAKEGYDLRDDTSCQVYKGMGSEKDLTTKAVNETAGEYLAYDGNPVSAIFGASSGGYIASPTDVWGGEIPGLRAKEDPYSVDYVWDYTITTSEFINKIKSKGDIGDLIDVTVLELDGSHRVKTLSVTGTNTTLQIKGTDLRNLLGSGNIKSTLFSVSYDSASQTVIFNGKGYGHGVGFSQQGGAKMAKSGLTVYDILKFYFEDATLVK; via the coding sequence ATGAAAAAAATTTTTGCTGCAGCATTGTTGTGTTTAACTTGCGCTACACCCGCTTTTGCCGGTTCAATGGCTGCACCGTTGGAGATTCGAATCGGCTCTCCGGTTCAAGAAGCTAAAATTACCAGTGAGGCGAATTTTTATCTAACTGATGTGAATGGGGGCAAAGTTCAAGATCTATGGACCAATACCATTACGGCTCAGGTAGATGGTGATAAAATCAACCTCTACGATGAAAATGGTCATGCAGTATCTTATGATTTTCCACAAGATGGTATTTTAAATATCGCCAGTGAAACCGGCGTTATAGTTCAAAATACTTACCGAGGCACAGTGCATTTTGAAGTCTATCAAGGGAAAATTCATATCATCAATCTCATCGATATGGAATCTTATTTAAAAGGTGTTATCAATAATGAGATGGATGCGTCTTATCCCTATGAAGCGCTTAAAGCACAGGCCATTGTATCTCGATCCTTTGCTATGAGCAATCGCACCAAGTATGCCAAAGAAGGTTACGATTTGCGGGATGATACTTCATGCCAAGTGTATAAGGGCATGGGCTCGGAAAAGGACTTGACGACAAAGGCTGTGAATGAAACGGCAGGGGAATATTTGGCTTACGACGGCAATCCGGTGTCTGCAATTTTTGGAGCGAGCTCCGGGGGATATATTGCCAGCCCTACAGATGTATGGGGGGGTGAGATTCCCGGGTTGAGGGCGAAAGAGGATCCGTACTCTGTCGACTATGTTTGGGATTATACAATCACCACAAGTGAGTTCATAAATAAAATTAAATCCAAAGGTGACATCGGTGATCTTATTGATGTCACTGTTCTGGAACTGGATGGAAGCCATCGTGTCAAGACATTGTCCGTCACGGGAACCAACACTACACTTCAAATTAAAGGGACGGACCTGAGAAATCTGTTGGGATCGGGGAACATCAAGAGCACGCTATTTAGTGTGTCTTACGATAGCGCGTCACAGACTGTTATCTTCAACGGCAAAGGCTATGGTCATGGCGTTGGATTCAGTCAGCAAGGCGGCGCTAAAATGGCAAAGTCCGGCTTGACTGTCTATGACATTTTAAAATTTTATTTTGAAGACGCAACCCTAGTAAAATGA
- the queA gene encoding tRNA preQ1(34) S-adenosylmethionine ribosyltransferase-isomerase QueA produces MKTSDFNYDLPEELIAQHPLEDRSGSRLMKLDRNTGAIEHDYFYNIIDELTDNDVLVINNTRVIPARIYGHRPEKEEAIEFLLLNHQDDVWECLVKPGKKAKLDTEIIFSDRLRGKVVAISEEGNRFIELSYEGIFEEILDELGEMPLPPYIREKLEDKERYQTVYSKFDGSAAAPTAGLHFTNALLNALREKGVEIVEVTLHVGLGTFRPVKVDDVTNHTMHSEHYIVTQDAAERLNEAKASGKRIVAVGTTSIRTLESATVDGKVCAGSSDTSIFIYPGYEFKFVDALITNFHLPESTLIMLVAAFTSRETILHAYKEAVKERYRFFSFGDAMFIR; encoded by the coding sequence ATGAAAACAAGTGATTTTAATTACGATCTTCCCGAGGAGCTCATCGCACAGCATCCTTTGGAGGATCGATCCGGCTCCAGGTTGATGAAACTCGATCGCAATACCGGAGCTATTGAGCATGATTATTTTTATAACATTATTGATGAACTGACAGATAATGATGTCTTAGTTATTAATAATACCCGTGTCATTCCGGCTCGCATTTACGGTCATCGCCCGGAAAAAGAAGAAGCAATTGAGTTTTTGCTTTTAAATCACCAAGATGACGTGTGGGAGTGCCTGGTAAAACCCGGTAAAAAGGCAAAACTGGACACGGAGATTATCTTTTCGGATCGTCTTCGAGGCAAAGTAGTGGCCATTAGTGAAGAAGGAAATCGCTTTATCGAACTGAGCTATGAGGGCATTTTTGAGGAGATTTTAGATGAGCTGGGTGAGATGCCACTGCCGCCTTATATTCGAGAAAAATTGGAGGACAAAGAGCGCTATCAAACAGTCTATTCCAAGTTTGACGGTTCTGCCGCAGCACCGACAGCCGGGCTTCATTTTACCAATGCCCTCTTAAATGCCCTGAGAGAGAAGGGTGTGGAGATTGTAGAGGTCACCTTGCATGTAGGTCTTGGAACTTTTCGTCCTGTTAAGGTCGATGATGTCACCAATCATACGATGCATTCCGAACACTATATTGTCACTCAAGATGCAGCGGAGCGATTAAATGAGGCTAAAGCTTCCGGAAAGCGCATTGTCGCTGTAGGCACTACCAGTATTAGGACGTTGGAGAGTGCGACTGTGGATGGAAAGGTGTGTGCAGGGAGTTCCGACACTTCCATTTTCATCTATCCCGGATATGAATTTAAATTTGTTGATGCGTTAATAACTAATTTTCATTTGCCGGAATCTACATTGATTATGCTTGTGGCAGCTTTCACATCTCGAGAGACAATCCTTCATGCTTACAAGGAAGCTGTTAAAGAAAGGTACCGCTTTTTCAGTTTTGGGGATGCGATGTTTATCAGATAG
- the tgt gene encoding tRNA guanosine(34) transglycosylase Tgt: protein MFKFELLKTAKDSKARLGKITTPHGDIETPIFMPVGTRATVKTMTPHEVKDLGAQIILSNTYHLFLKPGMDIIEKAGGLHKFMQWDGPILTDSGGFQVFSLSDSRKITEEGVSFRSHIDGSLKFLSPEISMDIQHTLGSDIMMAFDECAPYPATYEYIEDSMMRTTRWAQRCKDHHHNENQALFGIVQGGMYKDLREISAKDLVAMDFPGYAVGGLSVGEPLELMEEILDFTTDFLPEDKPRYLMGVGSPDYLFEAVERGIDMADCVLPTRIARNGTIMTSKGKLVVKNAAYKEDFRPLDETCGCYTCRNFSRAYVRHLFNTDEILGLRLATIHNLHFLIHLMEDIRESIREDRFLEFKDDFYREYGYNK from the coding sequence ATGTTTAAATTTGAATTATTAAAAACTGCGAAGGATTCTAAAGCGCGCTTGGGTAAGATCACGACTCCCCATGGTGATATCGAAACGCCGATATTTATGCCGGTGGGGACGCGTGCTACGGTGAAAACCATGACACCTCACGAGGTCAAGGACTTAGGGGCACAAATTATTCTATCCAATACCTATCATTTATTTTTAAAGCCGGGAATGGATATCATTGAAAAGGCCGGAGGACTGCATAAGTTCATGCAGTGGGACGGCCCAATACTTACCGATAGCGGGGGTTTTCAAGTTTTCAGCCTTAGTGACAGCCGTAAAATTACGGAAGAAGGCGTGTCCTTTCGATCTCATATTGACGGCTCATTGAAGTTTCTCTCTCCGGAAATTTCTATGGACATTCAGCACACTCTGGGTTCGGATATTATGATGGCCTTTGATGAATGTGCGCCTTATCCTGCAACGTATGAATATATTGAAGATTCGATGATGCGAACTACCCGTTGGGCGCAGCGTTGTAAAGATCACCATCACAATGAAAATCAAGCATTGTTTGGGATTGTTCAAGGTGGTATGTATAAAGATTTAAGAGAAATTTCTGCGAAAGATTTAGTGGCTATGGACTTCCCGGGTTATGCTGTAGGTGGACTTAGTGTTGGGGAGCCGCTGGAACTGATGGAAGAAATTTTAGACTTTACCACTGACTTTTTACCGGAGGATAAGCCGCGCTATCTGATGGGTGTAGGGTCACCGGATTATTTATTTGAAGCTGTGGAACGTGGTATTGACATGGCGGACTGCGTATTGCCTACGCGTATTGCCAGAAACGGTACTATCATGACATCAAAAGGCAAACTGGTAGTTAAAAATGCTGCGTACAAGGAAGACTTTAGACCTCTTGATGAGACCTGCGGCTGCTATACGTGTCGCAACTTTTCTCGAGCTTATGTGCGCCACTTGTTTAATACTGATGAAATTTTGGGACTTCGTCTGGCCACTATTCACAATTTGCATTTTCTCATTCATTTGATGGAAGATATTCGAGAGTCAATTCGAGAGGATCGCTTCTTAGAATTTAAAGATGACTTTTATAGAGAATACGGCTATAATAAGTAA
- the yajC gene encoding preprotein translocase subunit YajC: MSQQPNLLLSFLPMIAMVIVFYFLLIRPQQKKQKEVLAMRSNIAVNDDVVTIGGIRGKVLLVKEDYIVMESSATKTRLDVMKWGISSVESKKSKQEEL, translated from the coding sequence ATGTCACAACAACCAAACTTGCTGTTATCATTCCTGCCCATGATAGCGATGGTCATTGTATTTTATTTTTTACTCATTCGTCCACAACAAAAAAAACAAAAAGAAGTATTGGCAATGCGTAGTAATATTGCCGTAAACGACGATGTAGTTACCATCGGTGGTATACGAGGTAAGGTACTTTTAGTAAAAGAAGATTACATAGTTATGGAATCATCAGCAACGAAAACACGGCTAGATGTGATGAAATGGGGCATCAGCTCTGTAGAATCCAAAAAGTCTAAGCAGGAGGAACTATGA
- the scfA gene encoding six-cysteine ranthipeptide SCIFF produces MKHVKTLTSKRLKDTYEKGGCGECQTSCQSACKTSCTVGNQKCENEAQ; encoded by the coding sequence ATGAAACACGTAAAAACTTTAACATCGAAACGCTTAAAAGACACTTATGAAAAAGGTGGCTGCGGCGAATGCCAAACATCTTGCCAATCTGCTTGCAAAACATCTTGTACAGTAGGCAATCAAAAATGTGAAAACGAGGCACAATAG
- the scfB gene encoding thioether cross-link-forming SCIFF peptide maturase: MKQIHKFHLNNKYVVIDVGSGSVHVVDELFYRALDFLDSDNPKASFQAVREGLKGDDPDKVQETLEEIEALIDQDVLFSEDMNIQTPAYNPQNIVKALCLHVAHDCNLRCRYCFASQGDFHGERLLMDEATGKKALDFLLENSGNRKHLEVDFFGGEPLMNFDLVKTLVAYGREREKIYGKEFRFTITTNGLLLDDDKIDFINEHMSNVVLSLDGRPEVNDSMRPTISGDGSYDIIVPKFKRLIEKRGDKDYYIRGTFTNENLDFAKDLKTYYDAGFKSTSLEPVVTDESMPYAIREEHLETILKEYEKMSADYIVMRQADPDFKFFHFMIDLSGGPCVIKRTVGCGAGSEYIAVTPEGDIYPCHQFVGETDFKLGNVHEGVTNTAIRDEFKCANVFTKTDCPTCWARYYCSGGCHANSHYANHDLKVPHKIGCEMERKRIECAISVLANESD; encoded by the coding sequence ATGAAGCAAATTCACAAATTTCACTTAAATAATAAATATGTTGTAATTGATGTAGGCAGCGGTTCTGTCCATGTCGTGGATGAACTTTTTTATCGTGCGTTAGACTTTTTAGACAGTGACAATCCCAAAGCGTCTTTTCAAGCTGTACGAGAAGGATTAAAGGGCGACGATCCGGATAAAGTGCAAGAGACTTTAGAAGAAATTGAGGCGCTTATCGATCAGGATGTGTTGTTTTCGGAAGACATGAACATTCAGACGCCGGCATATAATCCTCAAAATATCGTCAAGGCATTGTGTCTTCATGTGGCTCATGACTGCAACTTGAGATGTCGCTACTGCTTTGCCTCTCAAGGGGATTTCCATGGGGAAAGACTTTTAATGGATGAAGCTACAGGTAAAAAAGCTTTGGATTTTCTGCTTGAAAATTCAGGGAACCGAAAGCATCTTGAGGTGGATTTCTTTGGTGGAGAACCGTTGATGAACTTCGACTTAGTCAAAACCCTTGTAGCCTATGGGAGAGAACGTGAAAAGATTTATGGCAAAGAATTCCGCTTTACCATTACCACTAACGGTTTACTTTTAGATGACGATAAGATCGACTTTATCAACGAGCACATGTCCAACGTCGTCCTGTCCCTTGACGGCCGACCTGAAGTCAATGACAGTATGCGTCCTACCATATCTGGAGACGGCTCTTATGACATCATTGTGCCGAAGTTTAAGCGTCTTATTGAAAAACGCGGTGACAAAGACTACTATATCCGAGGTACTTTCACCAACGAGAATTTAGATTTTGCCAAGGATTTAAAAACGTATTATGATGCCGGTTTTAAGTCAACGTCCCTGGAACCGGTCGTTACAGACGAATCCATGCCTTATGCCATTCGAGAAGAGCATTTAGAGACTATATTAAAAGAATATGAAAAGATGAGTGCGGATTACATTGTCATGCGTCAAGCAGATCCGGACTTTAAATTCTTCCACTTTATGATTGATCTCTCCGGTGGGCCTTGTGTCATCAAACGGACAGTTGGATGCGGGGCAGGCAGTGAATATATTGCAGTTACACCAGAAGGTGATATTTATCCTTGTCATCAATTTGTCGGGGAGACGGACTTTAAACTCGGCAATGTCCACGAAGGCGTTACCAATACTGCCATAAGAGATGAATTCAAGTGTGCTAACGTCTTTACGAAAACCGACTGTCCAACATGTTGGGCGCGATATTACTGTAGCGGGGGTTGTCATGCCAACTCTCACTATGCCAACCATGACTTAAAAGTACCCCATAAAATCGGCTGTGAGATGGAACGCAAGCGCATTGAATGTGCGATCTCTGTTTTAGCCAATGAATCAGATTGA
- the recJ gene encoding single-stranded-DNA-specific exonuclease RecJ, whose protein sequence is MKEREKWFIKGVKSQLNTESLPTYLRDILQRRGVDDDHLERFLNPSLEAMHSPIKLPDCIKGANLVMTAIEKKQRIRVVGDYDVDGVTATYILVRGLQILGANVDYVIPHRKKDGYGISEGIIDEALSENIDLIVTCDNGIAAADVIEKAIAGGMRVVVTDHHEVPHKDGHDLEPPADAIINPKLSRSKYPFSGICGAVVAYKFMAYLFMISGQDEAVFQNTFLPFAAIGTVCDVMELVDENRAIVALGLERLNQTEHIGLRAIKEACDIKGLIDAYHIGFIIGPTINSSGRLDHAARALDVLFEMDYTKALELAQDLRELNRERQKLTEESFEKVDGLIQQYHLDEKLRILIVKEPCLDESIIGIVAGRIKEKYHRPSVIITQGEMALKGSGRSIEAYDMFSEFSRHKALLQAFGGHKMACGLSIEADKLKEFIVAVNNAATLTSEDMVKEIRIDTLVRLNEVSQEMVQSLEQLKPFGNGNPKPLMVAKGCELYGVQVLGKNQNVIKFILRQGQTDCESIYFRKFSDFKDELCDGFEAQVVNQVLKGRQSLLMDVVFTPTVNEFRDKRTLQLKVTALRASKTGDKYDKSTH, encoded by the coding sequence ATGAAAGAACGGGAAAAATGGTTTATTAAAGGGGTAAAGTCACAACTTAATACAGAGAGCTTGCCTACTTATCTTCGGGACATTTTACAGCGTCGCGGCGTGGATGATGATCATCTGGAACGGTTTTTAAATCCGTCCCTTGAGGCTATGCATTCGCCGATCAAGTTGCCGGATTGTATTAAAGGCGCGAACCTGGTTATGACAGCCATTGAAAAAAAACAGAGGATACGTGTGGTTGGCGACTATGATGTTGACGGTGTCACAGCCACGTATATTTTAGTAAGAGGCCTGCAGATTTTAGGCGCCAATGTGGACTATGTCATCCCACATCGTAAGAAAGACGGTTATGGCATCAGTGAGGGGATTATAGACGAGGCTTTATCAGAAAACATCGATCTTATTGTGACGTGTGATAACGGGATTGCGGCAGCGGATGTCATAGAAAAGGCAATAGCCGGCGGCATGCGTGTTGTCGTCACGGATCACCACGAAGTGCCTCATAAGGACGGCCATGATCTGGAACCACCGGCTGATGCGATTATCAACCCTAAACTAAGCCGGAGCAAATATCCATTTTCAGGTATTTGCGGTGCAGTTGTGGCCTACAAATTTATGGCGTATCTCTTTATGATTTCAGGACAGGATGAAGCGGTCTTTCAAAATACTTTTCTGCCGTTTGCTGCAATCGGAACTGTATGTGATGTTATGGAATTGGTCGATGAAAATCGTGCCATTGTTGCCTTAGGCCTTGAGCGTTTAAATCAAACTGAGCACATCGGACTTCGTGCTATCAAAGAAGCCTGTGATATTAAAGGTTTGATTGACGCTTATCATATCGGTTTTATTATCGGTCCTACTATTAATTCAAGCGGTAGGTTGGATCATGCAGCGCGTGCATTAGACGTACTATTTGAGATGGATTATACAAAAGCTTTAGAGCTGGCACAAGACTTGCGAGAGCTCAATCGTGAGCGTCAAAAACTCACTGAAGAGAGCTTTGAAAAAGTGGATGGGTTGATTCAACAGTATCACTTAGATGAAAAACTGCGTATACTAATCGTCAAAGAACCATGTCTTGATGAGTCGATCATCGGTATTGTAGCCGGGCGTATCAAAGAAAAATATCATCGCCCAAGCGTTATTATTACTCAAGGTGAAATGGCGCTCAAAGGCTCCGGACGCAGCATTGAAGCTTACGATATGTTTTCAGAGTTCAGTCGACACAAAGCTTTACTACAGGCTTTTGGAGGGCACAAGATGGCCTGTGGCCTCAGCATCGAAGCAGACAAATTGAAAGAATTTATTGTGGCGGTGAATAACGCTGCAACCTTAACATCTGAAGATATGGTCAAGGAAATTCGAATTGATACCCTTGTACGGCTCAATGAGGTGAGTCAGGAGATGGTTCAGTCACTTGAACAGCTAAAGCCTTTTGGGAACGGAAACCCGAAGCCCCTTATGGTCGCCAAAGGTTGCGAACTGTATGGTGTTCAGGTCTTAGGTAAAAATCAAAATGTCATTAAATTTATTTTGAGGCAGGGACAGACTGATTGTGAATCTATATACTTCCGAAAATTTAGTGATTTTAAAGATGAACTCTGTGACGGCTTTGAGGCTCAAGTAGTGAATCAAGTTTTAAAAGGACGGCAAAGTCTGTTAATGGATGTGGTCTTTACGCCAACTGTGAATGAATTTCGTGATAAACGTACGCTGCAACTCAAAGTGACTGCTCTGCGAGCAAGTAAAACTGGTGATAAATATGATAAATCAACTCATTGA
- a CDS encoding RelA/SpoT family protein: MINQLIEEIKKYNPGADFDQIMAAFNLANACHKGQKRNSGEDYIIHPVKVAIILAGMNMDVPTIIAGLLHDTIEDTDVTFEDIEKQFGNEIALLVDGVTKLKKLNYQTKQEKQAENIRKMVLAMAKDIRVIIVKLADRLHNMRTLEYMTEEKKREKALETIEIYAPIADRLGMSRIKWELEDLSLRYLDPDKYYDLVEMVNKRRHERESLIQNIISELKQNLSKLGIVADINGRPKNFYSIYKKMEHKGKTFDEIYDLSAVRVLVEDIKDCYGVLGVVHTLWKPIPGRFKDYIAMPKPNKYQSLHTTVIDNHGETFEVQIRTYEMHQTAEYGIAAHWKYKAGVSKSTSFDENLTWLRQLLEWQKDLSDPDDFMETLKIDFFADEVFVFTPQGDVINLPEGSTPLDFAYRIHSQVGNTCTGAKINGRIVPLDYQLKSGDIIEVITNANSGPSLDWLKIVKSPQAKKKINQYFKVKDRDKNIERGRDMLEREIKKYNLRPSAVMRDDWMEEVTKKVKLNSVEDVYAGLGFGTITLNQVVGKLKDLYAQSIKEEKVLDVPTAPVHRISKGGVIVEGADNLKVRFAKCCNPVPGDDIVGYVTIGRGISIHRADCTNVKDEKDHSRLIPVKWDTQEGDSYGAQIEIKAFDKPRVIGDVANKINDAKLNMQSLNARTKEGLLFVSIIVDIKSTDELSRIIEKIKKLPEVIDVYRMKG, translated from the coding sequence ATGATAAATCAACTCATTGAAGAAATAAAAAAATATAATCCCGGGGCGGATTTTGATCAGATTATGGCTGCTTTCAATCTGGCCAATGCATGTCATAAAGGTCAAAAACGCAATAGCGGCGAAGACTATATTATTCACCCAGTGAAAGTTGCCATTATTTTAGCTGGGATGAATATGGATGTGCCGACAATTATTGCCGGACTCCTCCACGATACCATTGAAGACACTGACGTCACCTTTGAAGATATAGAAAAACAGTTTGGCAATGAAATCGCACTTCTGGTTGACGGCGTTACCAAACTGAAAAAATTAAATTATCAAACCAAGCAGGAAAAGCAAGCGGAAAATATTCGAAAAATGGTGCTTGCCATGGCCAAAGATATTCGCGTTATTATTGTCAAACTTGCTGACCGTCTTCACAATATGCGCACTCTGGAATATATGACGGAAGAGAAAAAGCGAGAAAAGGCACTGGAGACTATTGAAATTTATGCGCCTATTGCAGATCGACTGGGGATGAGCCGCATCAAGTGGGAACTGGAAGATTTGTCTTTGCGCTATTTGGATCCGGATAAGTATTATGACTTGGTGGAGATGGTGAACAAGCGCCGCCACGAACGGGAAAGCCTGATTCAAAACATTATCTCCGAGTTGAAACAAAATTTATCTAAACTTGGAATTGTAGCGGATATTAACGGCCGACCTAAAAATTTCTACTCTATTTACAAAAAGATGGAGCACAAAGGTAAGACATTTGACGAGATTTATGACTTGTCGGCTGTGCGGGTTCTTGTGGAAGACATTAAGGACTGCTATGGTGTCTTAGGCGTCGTACACACGTTGTGGAAGCCAATCCCGGGACGGTTTAAAGACTATATTGCCATGCCGAAACCGAATAAATATCAATCACTGCATACGACTGTTATTGATAATCATGGAGAGACTTTTGAGGTGCAAATTCGGACCTATGAAATGCACCAAACGGCAGAATATGGGATTGCGGCTCACTGGAAGTACAAAGCAGGCGTTTCAAAATCCACCAGTTTTGATGAAAATTTAACCTGGCTTCGCCAGTTGCTCGAATGGCAAAAAGATCTATCTGACCCCGATGATTTTATGGAGACGCTTAAAATTGACTTCTTTGCCGATGAGGTATTTGTCTTCACGCCTCAAGGTGATGTGATCAATCTCCCTGAAGGCTCAACACCGCTGGATTTTGCCTATCGTATTCACTCTCAAGTGGGCAATACCTGCACGGGTGCTAAGATTAACGGTCGGATTGTGCCTCTGGACTATCAGCTCAAGAGTGGCGACATCATCGAAGTCATCACGAACGCCAATTCCGGACCATCTCTTGACTGGCTGAAAATTGTAAAAAGTCCTCAAGCCAAGAAAAAAATCAATCAGTATTTCAAAGTTAAAGATCGAGATAAAAATATTGAACGCGGCCGAGATATGCTGGAGAGGGAAATCAAAAAGTATAATTTGAGACCGTCAGCTGTCATGAGAGACGACTGGATGGAAGAGGTGACGAAAAAAGTCAAACTCAACTCCGTTGAAGATGTCTATGCAGGACTCGGCTTTGGAACGATCACATTAAACCAGGTGGTTGGAAAACTTAAAGATCTCTATGCGCAAAGCATTAAAGAAGAGAAAGTTTTAGACGTACCGACCGCACCTGTGCATCGTATTTCAAAGGGCGGAGTTATCGTAGAAGGTGCGGATAACTTAAAAGTTCGCTTTGCCAAGTGTTGTAACCCGGTACCGGGAGATGATATCGTTGGCTATGTGACCATCGGGCGAGGTATTTCCATTCATCGCGCAGATTGCACCAATGTGAAGGATGAAAAGGATCATTCAAGACTGATTCCTGTGAAGTGGGATACTCAAGAAGGTGATAGCTATGGTGCGCAAATTGAAATCAAGGCCTTTGACAAACCTCGAGTTATCGGAGATGTGGCCAATAAAATTAACGACGCTAAGCTTAATATGCAGTCTCTCAATGCCCGTACCAAAGAAGGTCTTCTCTTTGTGAGCATTATTGTGGACATCAAATCCACAGATGAACTTTCAAGAATTATTGAAAAAATTAAAAAGTTACCTGAAGTTATTGATGTCTATAGAATGAAGGGATAA
- the dtd gene encoding D-aminoacyl-tRNA deacylase, translated as MRAVVQRVQSAKVVVAGETVSEIGYGLMVLLGVEKEDTDVDLDYIYKKVTGLRVFDDANGVMNISFKDSGAELLVVSQFTLYGDARKGHRPSYIRAAGFDDGIRFYEAFIERAQAEGYHVGTGRYGADMDVHLVNHGPVTILLDSRREF; from the coding sequence ATGCGAGCTGTTGTACAACGCGTTCAGTCTGCAAAAGTTGTTGTCGCCGGTGAGACTGTTTCAGAAATCGGATACGGTCTTATGGTTTTACTGGGCGTGGAAAAAGAAGACACGGATGTAGATTTGGATTACATTTATAAAAAAGTTACCGGCTTGCGTGTTTTTGATGATGCCAATGGTGTGATGAATATCAGCTTCAAAGACAGTGGCGCCGAGCTTCTTGTGGTGAGTCAATTCACGCTTTATGGTGATGCGCGCAAGGGGCATCGTCCATCGTACATTCGAGCGGCAGGCTTTGATGACGGCATCAGATTTTATGAAGCCTTTATTGAACGTGCACAAGCTGAAGGTTACCATGTCGGCACCGGTCGTTACGGGGCGGACATGGATGTACACTTGGTCAATCATGGACCGGTTACTATTTTATTGGACAGCAGAAGGGAGTTTTAA
- a CDS encoding MBL fold metallo-hydrolase, which translates to MQRDYTIYRLVVGAYQENCYILTSDRDTVIIDPGAEGEKIINLLEENKLRPSKILLTHAHPDHFGAVEPLRQHYGIACYVSKDDNTMLHSRSESMKAALGLDSALDADVFYEDAKLNFLDKPLTVLETPGHTPGGVCIQYEDILFSGDTLFHMSIGRTDLPGGDSNTLFKSLSKLMTLDDAVNVLPGHGAGTTIGFERQHNPFINRMSL; encoded by the coding sequence GTGCAAAGAGATTACACGATATATCGCTTAGTTGTCGGCGCATATCAGGAAAATTGTTATATTCTCACCTCAGACCGGGATACCGTCATCATTGATCCCGGCGCAGAAGGGGAGAAAATCATCAACCTTTTAGAAGAAAATAAACTTCGCCCTTCTAAAATTCTGCTGACTCATGCCCATCCGGATCATTTTGGCGCTGTGGAACCTTTGCGACAACACTATGGGATAGCTTGCTACGTGTCAAAAGATGACAATACCATGCTGCACTCAAGGTCGGAATCAATGAAAGCTGCCTTAGGTCTGGACAGTGCACTGGACGCGGACGTCTTTTATGAGGATGCGAAGCTTAACTTTTTAGACAAGCCGCTCACTGTTTTGGAGACGCCGGGACACACACCGGGAGGAGTGTGCATTCAATATGAGGATATTCTTTTTTCCGGAGATACGTTGTTTCATATGTCCATCGGCAGGACGGATCTTCCTGGCGGAGATAGTAACACTCTTTTTAAGAGTTTGTCCAAGCTGATGACTTTGGACGATGCCGTGAATGTGCTGCCGGGCCATGGTGCAGGTACCACGATCGGTTTCGAGCGGCAACACAATCCTTTTATTAACAGAATGAGTTTATGA